TGACACTGAGGTTTGACGTAAAGATTGTAGAAAGCATTCcagaaaatgagaaaaatggaaaaaagaagaaaataaaagcaTTTCAGGTATATTGTAATAATTTGGCAATTGGTGAATAATTTGAAATCGTTTTAAATTCCTAGATAATATGTTCAAAACTTCAGATGTTATTTTGACACAGCTCCGCCCCCCTAGAGATGCTCCTATAAGTTGGTATACTACTGACGCTCTCAAGAAAATGAAGGAACACGGGGCCATCTATCTTACTCCCTTTTCCCACCGCTTAGCCGAAGAAATTGACAATCCTGAGTACCAAAGATTGAGGTGTAGAGTTAACTATCATGCTTTAAGATTCAAGCCACATATTATGAAGCTAAGTCAATCAATAGTTGATAAACTACGTGCACAAGGACCCTTCATGTCAATACATCTTCGGTTTGAGATGGATATGTTGGCATTTGCTGGGTAAGTTATCGGGTATGCATGTGTGTTCACATCAATTGAGATATAGAGATTTTGTAGTTGGTACATTATCTTTTCCACTAGTAAGAGTTAGATGCATGCTTTTCTATTCACCCAAAAAAGTGCATacttttcttttcattcaaagcTATGGATATTTCTCATTAAAAAAAACCTAAGGATATTTCTCATTAAAAAAAGCTATGGATATTTATGCCAACTTATGTCAGAAAGCATGGATCAAAAGTGTGGAATTTCAATTCATCAGTGTATCTGTTATGATtcctttttattgttttttaacaTCTCTAATGGCCACTccaaagtattttttacctatTTCTTAATGGTGGATCCTAGGTGAAAATGGcatttatttgacaaattgTAAAACTCTTTTCTACACACAAAAATGTTTCCGTGCTTATTTTCCTTGTTAGTTTAGTTTTTCATTTCTTTCAAGGGTACATTTAGCCCTGAACTAATGAGCAGTAGCAATTAGCAATCTTGATGGTATAGTGCACCTGATTTCTAGCACCATAGATATAGAGTTATACGTGCAGCCACATAAATTGTGGTGATTTCTCAAAACCATGGTGTTAACAAGCTTAGTTTCTGTTTGTTTTCCTAGAGATCCAGTCTCCAGCTGTATGTgatataaatgaattttaataacttttttcgGGTTAACATAAAGACCTTATTCTATAAGGAAGATATGCAGGTGTTGTCAGGGCTTGGGAGGGGTTTGGAGCAAGTAAGGTTGTATATTATTAAGTAAAAGGAAGAACTTCCATTTTCTGGTTGAGTTCCAAGGTTGTCAAACTTCAATCCTACCTATAATTGGACGAAGTGTACTGTCAGTTGATGACAAGATTGATCATTTAGGACAGTTGACCAAGAAACTGTGTATGGATCATCATATTTTATGTATCCATTGGTTACAGTCATAATGGATCAACCTATTTTTGTCAACTTATtcttgtttttaatatttttctcaaaCATGATAAGGAGGAGGCTTTAACCCAATTCCATATTTTCCAGTCCGCTATCACTTTTTTTCATACTGGGACTTATTTTTATCACAATTGAAATGTATAGcatttgtataaaaaagttCAGAAACTTGTTGGCATGCTTACTCCCTTAAACTTCTTTTGAACGTTGAAGTAGTAGTGGAGTGGATGTTGGTAATTCTCAAGTCACCTGGTTTTTCGTTTAATTCTATATTATAAATCCTAAATTGAAAAGAGATCTTTTACATTTTTGGCATTTTCTTGTATATCTACAGCATCACCAGTATGAAGTTTTTGTGTGTGTGCTTTCTGAGTTTCCGTACTTTTCTATGCAATAtccaatattttattaaccTCATCCGgcacatttaaaaaatactaagcATCTTTCTTGTACCAGCTAAATGGTGTTTTAAATGATAAACACCTTCACCGAGTACTTTCTGACaatatttatagtttttacTTTAATGCTTTTGTGTTTCAATAACTTAACTGCTATCATCTCCCATCACTACTATTTTGACTAGCATTTTTTCTTGTCAGTATCAGCAGATCCACCACTTGCTGTAGCAATCATAATAACACAATTaggtagaaaataaaaaatagcatgaACAAGAAGCATAATGCTTAAGTTGCCTTATCAGAGAAAAGGCTTGGTTAAAACGAAAGAGCTAGAAGAACTAAGCTTTTGCAAGCTTCAATGGCAAGAGACCTGAGATTAGAGAGCTAATCTTGAAGAATAATTAGACCAGAATTATTGAGCAAGTTAAAAGATGCATACAGAATCTAAATCAAGTTCTTTGAAAGGGTTGCCTGATTCATCATCCCAAAGCCAATACCCATCCTCATTTCAACCAACGCACCCGCCTATAAAATTCAGCTCCGATTGGATCACTTTCATGGTTTTGGCATTTGGTGGATTGTGTATTGACTTAAGATTTTAGTAAACTTTGGCTGCAAGCTTTCTAGTCTGTCCCAGCTGATGTTTGGTTCATTTATTTGTGCCagaaacaaaagttattttatttattgttttactttgtttgCATAACTAATAACTTTGGTAGTTCATTATGTTCTTAAATATGCACTGGGGATATCTTCCTGTTATTATCTCGAATGTTTGGCAGTATCTGCATTAGCATGTTCTAGAAGGGCCGATCCAATAGTAGAAACTGTAGAATCTGTTTTATTGGTGGATAAATGaactcaattattttttaattcaaaatataatgtaatgctttttttctctaaatcaCTCGTGTTAAATATGAATGTGATTGTAGATGCTTTGATATATTTACACCTGCGGAGCAAAAGATTCTGAAGAAGTATCGAGAAGAAAATTTTGCTCCTAAAAAACTTGTCTATAATGAAAGAAGAGCCATTGGAAAATGCCCACTGACTCCTGAGGAGGTAAAAATTCGTTCATTCGGAATATCTTTTAAGTTTTAACTATTTCTCTGTCTGGCAAATGGTATGCATGTTGATGaatacaaatttcaaatttgttgAAAGTTATTATGCCAATGATTTATTAAATGGATATAAATTGATGTCTTCGAATTACAGGTTGGTCTTATTTTGCGTGCATTGGGTTTTGACAATTCTACCAGGATATATCTAGCGGCTGGTGAATTGTTTGGTGGGGATCGATTTATGAATCCATTTCGAAGTTTGTTCCCAAGACTTGAGAATCATTCTTCTGTAGATCACTCTGAAGAGCTTGTTGAGAACACTAGGGGATTGGCAGGTTCTGCTGTGGATTACATGGTCTGCCTTCTTTCTGACATTTTCATGCCAACCTATGATGGCCCAAGCAACTTTGCAAACAACCTCCTAGGGCATCGCCTTTACTATGGCTTCCGGACTACAATCAGACCTGATAGAAAAGCTCTTGCCCCCATCTTCATTGATAGGGAGAACGGACGCGTGTCTGGTTTTGAAGAAGCTGTTAGGAAAATCATGCTAAAAACAAACTTTGGTGAACCTCACAAGCGTGTTTCTCCGGAGTCTTTCTATACTAATTCTTGGCCTGAATGC
The genomic region above belongs to Cicer arietinum cultivar CDC Frontier isolate Library 1 chromosome 4, Cicar.CDCFrontier_v2.0, whole genome shotgun sequence and contains:
- the LOC101489408 gene encoding O-fucosyltransferase 1; this translates as MRRAGLHRQHGRHGGGSGFKGMIAKLSIAAAVLLIGTLSLFYSSTRTTNVQSNYRSEIRLEELWSNADSGGWRPSSTPRSHWPPPPSKSNGYLRVRCNGGLNQQRTAISNAVLAARIMNATLVLPELDANSFWHDESGFQGIYDVQHFIMTLRFDVKIVESIPENEKNGKKKKIKAFQLRPPRDAPISWYTTDALKKMKEHGAIYLTPFSHRLAEEIDNPEYQRLRCRVNYHALRFKPHIMKLSQSIVDKLRAQGPFMSIHLRFEMDMLAFAGCFDIFTPAEQKILKKYREENFAPKKLVYNERRAIGKCPLTPEEVGLILRALGFDNSTRIYLAAGELFGGDRFMNPFRSLFPRLENHSSVDHSEELVENTRGLAGSAVDYMVCLLSDIFMPTYDGPSNFANNLLGHRLYYGFRTTIRPDRKALAPIFIDRENGRVSGFEEAVRKIMLKTNFGEPHKRVSPESFYTNSWPECFCQTSAKNPADNCPPNDVLSTLNSELEKSATDTNSTIS